One Agelaius phoeniceus isolate bAgePho1 chromosome 6, bAgePho1.hap1, whole genome shotgun sequence DNA window includes the following coding sequences:
- the FOS gene encoding protein c-Fos, with protein MMYQGFAGEYEAPSSRCSSASPAGDSLTYYPSPADSFSSMGSPVNPQDFCTDLAASSASFVPTVTAISTSPDLQWLVQPTLISSVAPSQSRGHPYGVSAAAPTTSYSRPAVLKAPGGRGQSIGRRGKVEQLSPEEEEKRRIRRERNKMAAAKCRNRRRELTDTLQAETDQLEEEKSALQAEIANLLKEKEKLEFILAAHRPACKMPEELCFSEELAAASAATALDLGTPSPPMTEEAAFALPLMPEAPPAVPPKETGSSGLELKAEPFDELLFSTGPREASRSVPDMDLPGASFYPSDWESLTAGTSGELEPLCTPVVTCTPCPSTYTSTFVFTYPEAEAFPSCAAAHRKGSSSNEPSSDSLSSPTLLAL; from the exons ATGATGTATCAGGGCTTCGCTGGAGAGTACGAGGCACCGTCCTCCCGCTGCAGCAGCGCTTCCCCGGCCGGGGACAGCCTCACCTATTACCCCTCTCCGGCGGACTCTTTCTCGAGCATGGGCTCGCCTGTCAACCCGCAG GACTTCTGCACCGACCTGGCCGCCTCCAGCGCCAGCTTTGTGCCTACGGTGACGGCTATCTCCACCAGCCCCGACCTGCAGTGGCTGGTGCAGCCCACTCTCATCTCTTCAGTGGCCCCCTCCCAGAGCCGCGGGCACCCCTACGGCGTCTCGGCGGCCGCCCCCACCACCTCCTACTCCCGCCCCGCAGTGCTGAAGGCGCCGGGCGGCCGCGGACAGAGCATCGGCCGCCGGGGCAAAGTCGAACAG CTGTCcccggaggaggaggaaaagagaaggattCGCCGGGAACGGAACAAGATGGCAGCGGCCAAGTGCCGCAACCGGCGGCGGGAGCTCACCGACACGCTGCAGGCG GAGACCGaccagctggaggaggagaagtcCGCGCTGCAGGCGGAGATTGCTAACCtgctgaaggagaaggagaaactGGAGTTTATCCTGGCGGCCCACCGTCCCGCCTGCAAGATGCCCGAGGAGTTGTGCTTCTCcgaggagctggcagctgccagcGCCGCTACCGCGCTGGacctgggcacccccagcccccccatGACCGAGGAGGCTGCCTTTGCTCTGCCGCTGATGCCTGAAGCGCCGCCGGCCGTGCCGCCCAAGGAGACCGGCAGCAGCGGGCTGGAGCTCAAGGCTGAGCCCTTCGACGAGCTGCTCTTCTCCACGGGGCCGCGGGAGGCCTCCCGCTCTGTGCCCGACATGGACCTGCCTGGGGCCTCCTTCTACCCGTCGGACTGGGAGTCGCTGACTGCCGGGACCAGCGGTgagctggagcccctctgcacCCCTGTGGTGACCTGCACTCCGTGCCCCAGCACCTACACCTCCACCTTCGTCTTCACCTACCCCGAGGCAGAGGCCTTCCCCAGCTGCGCTGCCGCGCAccggaagggcagcagcagcaacgaGCCCTCGTCCGACTCCCTCAGCTCCCCCACCCTGCTGGCTTTGTGA